A single region of the Mechercharimyces sp. CAU 1602 genome encodes:
- the cotE gene encoding outer spore coat protein CotE produces the protein MSARNNGMQYRHIVTKAVCGKGRKFSNATHTIHPPEGISSVLGAWIINHSYDAMKRDDTVEVTGSYDVNVWYSYEKNTKTDVMKETVHYVEQIPLSDYDRSMRDSHVEVSALAVQAPNCVEATISGSGNSILVRVEREFSVEMLGDRRVCIAVYPSAYDDLDDKGFDLNQGSGQEFEELDPDDLVIDDLDN, from the coding sequence ATGTCAGCTAGAAATAATGGGATGCAATATCGTCATATTGTCACTAAAGCTGTTTGCGGTAAAGGACGCAAGTTTTCGAATGCAACACATACCATTCATCCCCCAGAAGGTATTTCCAGCGTTTTGGGGGCGTGGATCATTAATCATTCTTATGATGCCATGAAGCGAGACGACACAGTAGAAGTTACGGGAAGTTATGATGTAAACGTATGGTATTCGTATGAGAAAAATACGAAGACCGATGTCATGAAGGAAACGGTACATTATGTTGAACAAATTCCGCTATCTGATTATGACCGTAGTATGAGAGACAGTCATGTGGAGGTGAGTGCTCTCGCAGTGCAAGCCCCCAACTGTGTTGAGGCAACCATATCGGGATCTGGGAACAGTATTCTTGTTCGAGTAGAACGTGAATTCTCCGTCGAGATGTTGGGAGACAGAAGAGTGTGTATTGCAGTTTATCCATCGGCGTATGATGATCTGGATGATAAAGGATTTGATCTTAACCAAGGTTCAGGACAAGAGTTTGAAGAGCTAGATCCTGATGATCTGGTCATTGACGATCTAGACAATTAG
- a CDS encoding RicAFT regulatory complex protein RicA family protein has protein sequence MAKMRQDVLSLARHFGEELTQVDEVASFRSAEAQIDRSERVQQLIEMIKKKQKELVHAKHYQKEAHIGQVEVELDELNQQLDTLPIVREYQQSQMMVNDLLQMIQQTLAVAVTDQIEVETGNVAPSGCGNGGPCACS, from the coding sequence ATGGCTAAGATGAGACAAGATGTTCTGAGTTTAGCTCGTCATTTTGGTGAAGAGCTGACCCAAGTAGATGAAGTGGCTTCTTTTCGTAGTGCAGAAGCACAGATCGATCGTAGTGAACGTGTACAACAACTCATCGAAATGATTAAGAAAAAGCAAAAAGAATTGGTGCATGCGAAGCATTATCAGAAAGAGGCGCACATTGGGCAGGTGGAAGTAGAGTTAGACGAGTTAAATCAACAGCTGGACACCCTCCCTATAGTACGAGAGTATCAACAATCGCAAATGATGGTAAATGATTTGTTGCAAATGATTCAACAAACATTGGCGGTTGCCGTCACCGACCAAATCGAGGTAGAAACAGGGAATGTAGCCCCTTCGGGATGTGGAAATGGCGGCCCATGTGCTTGTTCATAA